A window of Nocardiopsis sp. Huas11 genomic DNA:
GGCGCGGGCCAACGCCGCGGCCTCCTCCTTCTCCGCCTGAGCGGGCGAGGCCCCTGCCCGGCGCAGGACCCAGGTGGTGACCAGGGGCGCGAGGATCGCCGTGACCAGCACACTCGCGGCGATCTGGGAGGTCGCCGTGCCCACGTAGGAGGCGAACGAGGGGTCGGCGGCCGCGACGATGGCGGGCGTGGCCACACCGTTGCCGGAGGCGGTGCCGGCGGCGAAACCGATACCGGACTCCTTGCCGCGCCGCAGGATGAACGTGTAGCCGAGGTAGACCAGGCCGCCGGTGACCACCGTGACGGCCACGCCCAGGAGGATCCCCGTCAGCCCGCCGGAGGCCACGTCTGCGAGGTCGATGCCGGTGCCGAGGGCGAAGGCGAAGAACGGGATGACGATCGAGGGCACGGGCTTGAGGACATCGCGCCACTGGGCGTCCACGTTGCCGACGACCACGCCGAGGACGAACGGGATGATGGCGGCGACCAGGGTCAGCAGCGGGATCTGGCCGAGACCGGAGGCGCCGATGAACAGCAGGGCGAGGAAGGGGCCGTCGTTGATCGCGGCCGAGATGTAGGCGCCCCGATCGCGTGCGCGGCCGTACTGCCCGGTGATGGCCAGCCACAGCCCGCCGTTGGCGTTGGTCGCGGCGGCGAGCATCGCCAGGATCGACACTCCGAGGACGCCGTCCGGCCCGGTGACCGCGGCGAGCGCGAGGATGAGCAGGCCCGGGATGAGGCTCTTGCCCAGCAGTACCACGCCCGTGGTGGCCAGGACCGGGCCGCCGGTGCGCAGGGTGACCTGGGTGCCGGTGGCGAAGATCAGGAGCGCGATCAGCGGCAGGGCGCTGTCCTTGAACAGCGCCGTGGTGAAGCTGCCGATGTCGAGGGCGGCGGGGGCGAAGGTCCCGAGGACCGATCCCAGCACCAGCGGGATCAGCATGGTTCCGCCGGGGATCTTGTTCATCCAGGTGTAGAGGGGCACCAGGGACCCGTGGTCGTCACGCATGAGTGTCCGTTCGAAGCCGTGACCTGGCGAAAGCCCGGGATGGACCGGCCGGTTCACGTGTTGTACGTACAGAGTGTACGTACAAGTTGGGAGTTGTCCAGCGTGCAGCCACAGGAATGCACACGCCGAGGGACCGGAACCGGCGATCACGGCCGGTGGGCCGGTCGGTGGGTACGGGCGGAGGTCGAGGCGCGGACCGGGGAAGCGGCGGCGGAAGCGGCGCTCGGGGCACGGAGCGGGCGCGGGCGACCCGGACGGGCCCCGGGCACGGGGAGGCGCCGGCGAGCACGGATCGCGCAGGCGACGGCGGGAGCGATGACGGGGGTGCGGCTCGGGCGCCATGGGCGTTCCGGGCCGCCCGGGCTCACCTGCCGGACCGGCGGTGCGGGAACGGCCAGCGGACGTGGTGCTCGGTCATCTCCTGGTGTTCGGGCGCCGACGGGTCGAACCCCCGCGCCCGTCCCGCGAAGGCGCGGGCCAGGGGCGCCGCGGTGATGCCGTGGGCATAGACGCTGATCAGCACGGTCACCCCCGCCACCAGCAGGACCCGGTCGCCCACCTCGATCCCGGACTGCTCGGCCACCATCAGGGCGAAGAGGACCGAGGCGAGCCCGCGCGGGCCGAACCAGCCGAGGAAGAGCACGGTCGCCGGGCGCAGCCGCGCGCCGAGCGTGGCCGCGGCCACGGCGAGCGGGCGCACCACGACCAGGCTGAGCACCGCGTAGGCCACGACCCGCCAGTCGATGTCGCCCAGCAGGGGGCCGATGACGATCGCG
This region includes:
- a CDS encoding 2-keto-3-deoxygluconate permease, translated to MRDDHGSLVPLYTWMNKIPGGTMLIPLVLGSVLGTFAPAALDIGSFTTALFKDSALPLIALLIFATGTQVTLRTGGPVLATTGVVLLGKSLIPGLLILALAAVTGPDGVLGVSILAMLAAATNANGGLWLAITGQYGRARDRGAYISAAINDGPFLALLFIGASGLGQIPLLTLVAAIIPFVLGVVVGNVDAQWRDVLKPVPSIVIPFFAFALGTGIDLADVASGGLTGILLGVAVTVVTGGLVYLGYTFILRRGKESGIGFAAGTASGNGVATPAIVAAADPSFASYVGTATSQIAASVLVTAILAPLVTTWVLRRAGASPAQAEKEEAAALARAETRPEAAEGAADGTVAGAAAAAETTDTKDERP